In Elaeis guineensis isolate ETL-2024a chromosome 1, EG11, whole genome shotgun sequence, a genomic segment contains:
- the LOC105035676 gene encoding germin-like protein 5-1: MMSTKSSLLALLALLFLVASSLAADPDMLQDLCVADLNSTVKVNGFACKANVSEGDFFFKGLATPGATNNTLGSLVTGANVEKIPGLNTLGVSMARIDYAPGGLNPPHTHPRATEIIFVLYGTLDVGFITTANKLITKNITMGEVFVFPRGLVHFQKNNGHVPAAVIAAFNSQLPGVQAIAATLFTASPPVPDVVLAQAFQISTEEVEKIKAGLAPKN; encoded by the exons ATGATGTCGACCAAGTCCTCCCTCCTCGCTCTCCTCGCCCTTCTCTTTCTCGTTGCCTCCTCTCTCGCCGCTGATCCCGACATGCTCCAAGATCTTTGCGTTGCCGATCTGAACTCCA CTGTGAAGGTGAACGGATTTGCATGCAAAGCCAACGTGAGCGAGGGCGACTTCTTCTTCAAGGGACTGGCCACCCCGGGGGCCACCAACAATACTCTGGGATCCCTGGTGACGGGGGCCAACGTGGAGAAAATCCCGGGGCTCAACACCCTGGGCGTCTCCATGGCCCGCATCGACTACGCCCCCGGCGGGCTCAACCCTCCCCACACCCACCCCCGCGCCACCGAGATAATCTTCGTCCTCTACGGCACCCTCGACGTCGGCTTCATCACCACCGCCAACAAGCTCATCACCAAGAACATCACCATGGGCGAGGTCTTCGTCTTCCCCCGGGGGCTCGTACACTTCCAGAAGAACAACGGCCATGTCCCAGCCGCCGTCATCGCCGCCTTCAACAGCCAGCTCCCAGGGGTCCAAGCCATTGCCGCCACCCTCTTCACTGCCTCTCCGCCGGTGCCCGATGTTGTGCTTGCCCAGGCTTTCCAGATCAGCACCGAGGAGGTGGAGAAGATCAAGGCTGGCCTAGCTCCAAAAAATTGA